One Azotobacter salinestris DNA window includes the following coding sequences:
- a CDS encoding MBL fold metallo-hydrolase encodes MVFSARRANGFRLERIQASRQYAGGGFMNTYPASVQRVPEGRPTLADFLFRGEGRTPANPHPIIDPRASWARPVETGLRATWLGHSTVLLEIDGHRVLTDPVWGARVSPLPFLGPKRFHPVPVDIAALPPLDAVLVSHDHYDHLDYPSIRALAKRRVPFVTSLGVGLHLEAWGVPAERIVELDWWERTVLPGGLTITAAPAHHYSGRGLRDRNVTLWSSFALRGERHAVFFSGDTGLSPAFADIGRRLGPFDLVMLEVGAFHPAWGNIHLGPDNALRALEQLGSGRFLPVHWGTFNLAMHPWSQPADVLLAHASEGLVMPRLGEPVEPARVEAVEPWWRGGSEADWQGAEQQDAGLPALPVRE; translated from the coding sequence ATGGTTTTTTCGGCCCGACGTGCCAACGGATTCAGGTTGGAACGCATACAGGCCTCCCGGCAGTATGCCGGCGGCGGCTTCATGAACACCTACCCGGCCAGCGTACAGCGCGTGCCCGAGGGGCGGCCGACGCTGGCCGACTTCCTGTTCCGCGGCGAGGGCCGCACGCCGGCGAACCCCCACCCCATCATCGACCCACGCGCCAGCTGGGCCCGGCCCGTCGAAACCGGGCTGCGGGCCACCTGGCTTGGCCATTCGACCGTGCTGCTGGAAATCGACGGCCACCGGGTGCTGACCGACCCGGTGTGGGGCGCGCGCGTCTCACCGTTGCCCTTTCTCGGCCCCAAGCGCTTCCATCCGGTGCCGGTCGACATCGCGGCCCTGCCGCCGCTCGATGCGGTGCTGGTCTCCCACGATCACTACGACCATCTGGACTATCCGAGCATTCGGGCGCTGGCCAAGCGGCGGGTGCCCTTCGTCACCTCGCTCGGCGTCGGCCTGCACCTGGAGGCGTGGGGCGTGCCGGCCGAGCGTATCGTCGAGCTCGACTGGTGGGAGCGCACCGTGCTGCCGGGTGGCCTGACGATCACTGCCGCGCCAGCGCACCACTATTCCGGGCGTGGGCTGCGCGATCGCAACGTGACGCTGTGGTCGTCGTTCGCCCTGCGTGGCGAGCGCCATGCGGTGTTCTTCAGCGGCGACACCGGGCTCTCGCCGGCCTTCGCCGACATCGGCCGGCGGCTAGGGCCGTTCGATCTGGTGATGCTCGAGGTCGGCGCCTTCCATCCGGCCTGGGGGAATATTCACCTGGGGCCGGACAACGCCCTGCGGGCCTTGGAGCAGTTGGGCAGCGGGCGTTTCCTGCCGGTGCACTGGGGGACCTTCAACCTGGCCATGCACCCCTGGTCCCAGCCGGCGGATGTGCTGCTGGCGCACGCCTCGGAGGGGCTGGTGATGCCGCGCCTCGGCGAGCCGGTCGAGCCGGCCCGGGTCGAGGCGGTGGAGCCGTGGTGGCGTGGGGGGAGCGAGGCCGACTGGCAGGGTGCTGAGCAGCAGGACGCCGGATTGCCGGCGCTCCCCGTCCGGGAATAG
- a CDS encoding UvrD-helicase domain-containing protein has product MQFTHEQEPAIRSQAKILKLIAFAGTGKTTTLVGYSQARPQARILYLCYNKSVEVAAKQKFPLNVTCKTAHGLAFGVVGKKYKHKLGNLRLTDIAWAINSQNWELVRSVQDTLNNYLASADEKIGLFHFPAEKLQNERMRRAADSIVEATRRLWAQMCDVNNHATPIPHDGYLKLWALSKPDLSTRFDIVLGDEAQDINPVIAGLLAQQAAYGMGVVVCGDGHQMLYRFRGAVDALDAPWLADAEVHYLTQSFRFGPAAAHVANMILHFKGERRQLAGLGQQTRIAKALPADLEHRAILCRTVVGVIEEALAWVETGAKIFWVGGIEGKRPGITPCRRVSSCVAAAG; this is encoded by the coding sequence ATGCAATTCACCCACGAACAAGAGCCGGCGATCAGATCGCAGGCCAAAATCCTCAAGCTCATCGCTTTTGCCGGCACCGGCAAGACCACGACCCTGGTGGGCTACTCCCAGGCCCGTCCGCAGGCCCGGATTCTCTACCTCTGCTACAACAAGAGCGTCGAGGTGGCTGCCAAACAGAAATTCCCCCTCAACGTGACCTGCAAGACCGCCCACGGCCTGGCCTTCGGCGTCGTCGGCAAGAAGTACAAGCACAAGCTCGGAAACCTGCGCCTCACCGACATCGCCTGGGCCATCAACTCCCAGAACTGGGAACTGGTCCGCAGCGTTCAGGACACGCTGAACAACTACCTCGCCAGCGCGGACGAGAAAATCGGACTGTTCCACTTCCCCGCAGAAAAACTGCAGAACGAGCGCATGCGACGGGCCGCCGACAGTATCGTCGAGGCCACCCGCCGGCTCTGGGCGCAGATGTGCGACGTGAACAACCACGCCACGCCCATCCCCCACGACGGCTACCTGAAGCTCTGGGCGCTGTCGAAGCCGGACCTGAGCACCCGCTTCGACATCGTGCTGGGCGACGAGGCCCAGGACATTAACCCGGTGATCGCCGGCCTCCTGGCGCAGCAGGCAGCCTACGGCATGGGCGTCGTCGTCTGCGGCGATGGCCACCAGATGCTGTACCGCTTCCGGGGAGCCGTCGACGCCCTCGATGCCCCCTGGCTGGCCGACGCCGAGGTGCACTATCTCACCCAGTCCTTCCGCTTCGGGCCGGCAGCGGCCCACGTCGCCAATATGATCCTGCACTTCAAGGGCGAGCGCCGGCAACTGGCAGGCCTTGGGCAGCAGACGCGCATTGCCAAGGCCCTGCCCGCCGATCTGGAGCACCGGGCGATCCTTTGCCGCACCGTGGTCGGTGTGATCGAGGAGGCACTGGCCTGGGTCGAAACCGGGGCGAAGATTTTCTGGGTGGGGGGAATCGAAGGTAAGCGGCCGGGCATCACGCCTTGCAGGAGGGTTTCCAGTTGTGTGGCAGCAGCTGGGTGA
- the tnpC gene encoding IS66 family transposase, producing the protein MTSACFDHLTPEQLRELAAQLTQRVASLDQQVHYHKTRSDQLAHEIAVLKRHRFARRSEQLGAAQLSLLDDLLDTDIAAIEAELEELAPAPAAAEPRQQPRRTALPPQFPRTLIHHEPDNTQCACGCQLKRIGEDVSEKLDYTPGVFTVERHIRGKWVCERCETLIQAPVPAQVIDKGIPTAGLLAQVMVAKFADHLPLYRQEKIFGRAGFALPRSTLAQWVGRCGVQLQPLVDALRNIVLEQNVIHADETPVQMLAPGMKKTRRAYVWAYVPSPFAELRAAVYDFSPSRAGEHARTFLGDWRGQLVCDDFAGYKACFEQGVTEIGCMAHARRKLYDLHIANQSQLAEQALRYIGQLYDIEREVRDLPPDERQRIRQEKAKPIADALHGWMLTQRRLVHEGTAIAKALDYCLKRWTALVRYLDDGMVAIDNNWCENQIRPWAIGRANWLFAGSLRSGKRAAALMTLIQSTRLNGHDPYAYLKDVLTRLPTQKASEITQLLPHNWKPSCKA; encoded by the coding sequence ATGACTTCTGCTTGCTTCGACCATCTGACGCCCGAACAACTACGCGAACTGGCGGCGCAGTTGACGCAGCGTGTCGCCAGCCTCGACCAGCAAGTCCACTATCACAAGACCCGCAGCGATCAGCTGGCTCACGAAATTGCCGTCCTCAAGCGGCATCGGTTTGCCCGGCGCAGCGAGCAGCTCGGTGCTGCCCAGCTCAGCCTGCTGGACGATCTGCTCGATACCGATATCGCGGCCATCGAAGCCGAGCTCGAGGAGCTGGCTCCAGCTCCCGCCGCTGCCGAGCCACGCCAGCAGCCCAGGCGCACAGCCTTGCCGCCGCAGTTCCCCCGCACGCTGATCCATCACGAGCCGGACAACACGCAGTGCGCCTGCGGCTGCCAGCTCAAACGCATCGGTGAAGATGTCAGCGAAAAGCTCGACTACACCCCGGGCGTCTTCACGGTGGAGCGGCATATCCGCGGCAAATGGGTCTGCGAACGATGCGAAACGCTGATCCAGGCGCCGGTTCCGGCCCAGGTGATCGACAAGGGCATCCCGACTGCCGGGCTGCTGGCCCAGGTCATGGTGGCCAAGTTCGCCGACCATCTGCCCCTGTACCGGCAGGAAAAGATCTTCGGCCGGGCCGGTTTCGCCCTCCCGCGCTCGACCCTGGCGCAGTGGGTCGGCCGTTGCGGCGTGCAACTGCAACCACTGGTCGATGCACTGCGGAACATAGTCCTGGAGCAGAACGTCATCCATGCCGACGAGACCCCGGTACAAATGCTCGCGCCGGGCATGAAGAAGACCCGGCGCGCCTATGTCTGGGCCTACGTTCCCAGCCCGTTCGCCGAGCTGCGTGCGGCGGTCTACGACTTCAGCCCCAGCCGTGCCGGCGAGCATGCCCGCACCTTCCTCGGCGACTGGCGCGGCCAACTGGTCTGCGACGACTTCGCCGGCTACAAGGCCTGCTTCGAGCAGGGCGTGACCGAGATTGGCTGCATGGCCCATGCCCGGCGCAAGCTCTACGACCTGCATATCGCCAACCAGAGTCAACTGGCCGAACAGGCTCTGCGCTACATCGGTCAGCTGTACGACATCGAGCGTGAGGTGCGCGACCTGCCGCCCGACGAGCGACAGCGAATACGCCAGGAAAAAGCCAAGCCCATCGCCGATGCCCTGCACGGCTGGATGCTCACCCAGCGCCGGTTGGTGCATGAAGGCACGGCCATCGCCAAGGCACTCGACTACTGCCTCAAGCGCTGGACGGCCCTCGTGCGCTATCTCGATGACGGGATGGTGGCGATAGATAACAACTGGTGCGAAAACCAGATCCGCCCGTGGGCCATCGGCCGCGCAAATTGGCTGTTCGCCGGCTCACTGCGCAGCGGCAAGCGTGCGGCCGCCCTGATGACACTGATTCAATCGACACGCCTGAACGGGCATGATCCGTATGCCTATCTGAAAGATGTGCTGACCCGGCTGCCGACGCAGAAGGCCAGCGAGATCACCCAGCTGCTGCCACACAACTGGAAACCCTCCTGCAAGGCGTGA
- the tnpB gene encoding IS66 family insertion sequence element accessory protein TnpB (TnpB, as the term is used for proteins encoded by IS66 family insertion elements, is considered an accessory protein, since TnpC, encoded by a neighboring gene, is a DDE family transposase.), producing the protein MIRIDAIWLATEPLDMRAGTETALARVVEVFGAAKPHNAYLFANKRANRMKVLVHDGFGVWLASRRLNRGRFVWPGSWQGTQLELNAEQLQALVVGLSWHRVGSGAEISLL; encoded by the coding sequence ATGATCCGTATCGATGCCATCTGGCTCGCCACCGAACCGCTGGATATGCGGGCCGGAACGGAAACGGCGCTGGCCAGGGTGGTGGAGGTCTTCGGTGCGGCGAAGCCGCACAACGCCTACCTGTTCGCCAACAAACGAGCCAACCGCATGAAAGTGCTGGTTCACGATGGTTTCGGTGTCTGGCTGGCCTCGCGCCGACTGAACCGGGGCCGTTTTGTCTGGCCGGGCAGTTGGCAGGGCACGCAGTTGGAGCTGAATGCCGAGCAGCTTCAGGCCCTGGTGGTCGGGCTGTCCTGGCATCGGGTCGGATCGGGGGCCGAAATCAGCCTTTTATAG
- the tnpA gene encoding IS66-like element accessory protein TnpA, with amino-acid sequence MQRRSYSTAFKAQIVQECGQPGASVASVALSHGINSNVVHQWIRTARSQVETLPAFIPLALDAPVRAGYASRADIRIDIPHRRTTLTVPWPAGDAEGCARFVREILQ; translated from the coding sequence ATGCAGCGTCGTTCCTATTCCACAGCCTTCAAGGCTCAAATCGTGCAGGAGTGTGGCCAGCCCGGCGCCTCCGTCGCCAGCGTGGCGCTGAGCCATGGCATCAACAGCAACGTTGTCCATCAATGGATACGCACGGCACGCAGCCAGGTTGAGACCCTGCCGGCGTTCATCCCGCTTGCACTGGATGCGCCCGTGCGGGCCGGATATGCCTCCCGCGCGGACATTCGCATCGATATCCCCCATCGGCGCACAACCTTGACCGTTCCCTGGCCTGCGGGCGATGCAGAGGGGTGTGCCCGGTTCGTGCGCGAGATCCTGCAATGA
- a CDS encoding LysR substrate-binding domain-containing protein, with product MDRFDAMRVFARIVERRSFTRAADDLALPRATVTDAIKALESRLGVRLLQRTTRQVTPTLEGEVFYGRCLRLIADMEDAEGAFRDTRPRGPLRIEVHGTLARHLLFPRLPAFLDAYPDIELDVSEGDRYVDLVREGVDCAVRVGKLRDSDLIARRLTLLAEATAASPDYCKRYGTPTDIDALQGDGHVMVGFKSTAIGALLPLEFQHEGRVRHVTLPTRVRVSGADSYVGAAFAGFGIIQAPRYRLDDYFAAGKLILLLELFPPLPSPVNIVYTRTRLPSPRLRAFIEWASNTFVSVRPSHLV from the coding sequence ATGGACCGCTTCGATGCCATGCGGGTCTTCGCCAGGATCGTGGAGCGCCGTAGCTTTACCCGGGCTGCGGACGACTTGGCGCTGCCACGGGCGACGGTCACTGATGCCATCAAGGCGCTGGAGTCGCGCCTGGGCGTGCGGCTGCTGCAGCGGACCACGCGCCAGGTCACGCCCACGCTGGAAGGCGAGGTCTTCTACGGCCGCTGCCTGCGTCTGATTGCCGATATGGAGGATGCCGAAGGCGCCTTCCGCGATACGCGCCCACGCGGGCCGTTGCGTATCGAGGTGCACGGCACGCTGGCGCGCCACCTGCTGTTTCCCCGGCTTCCCGCGTTCCTGGACGCCTATCCGGACATCGAGCTGGACGTCAGCGAAGGCGATCGCTATGTCGACCTGGTGCGTGAAGGCGTGGACTGCGCCGTCCGCGTAGGCAAGTTGCGCGACAGCGACCTAATCGCACGCCGCCTGACGCTGCTGGCCGAGGCCACGGCGGCCTCGCCGGACTACTGCAAACGTTACGGCACGCCGACGGACATCGACGCCCTCCAGGGGGACGGCCACGTGATGGTCGGCTTCAAATCCACCGCCATCGGCGCGTTGCTGCCGCTGGAGTTCCAGCACGAAGGGCGCGTCCGCCACGTCACCTTGCCCACGCGCGTGCGGGTCAGCGGTGCGGATTCCTATGTCGGTGCTGCGTTTGCCGGCTTCGGCATCATCCAGGCTCCGCGCTACCGGCTGGATGACTACTTTGCTGCTGGCAAGCTCATCCTATTGCTGGAACTCTTTCCGCCATTGCCCAGCCCGGTCAATATTGTGTATACGCGTACCCGGCTGCCGTCCCCTCGGTTGCGTGCATTTATCGAATGGGCAAGCAACACATTTGTAAGCGTCCGGCCAAGTCATCTGGTTTGA
- a CDS encoding SDR family oxidoreductase, which yields MNTQTHSRPVAIVTGGSRGIGAAISERLTVDGYAVVINYAGRRDDAVALASRLVAQGGEAVALQADVSDPVAVQRLFDATEARYGGVDVLVNNAGVMDLAPVAQVDDAAFDRLVAINFKGSFNCMREAAHRLRSGGRIINFSSSVIGLRLETYGAYSATKAAVEALTTVLSRELRGRSITVNAVAPGPTATDLFLEGKSPELIERMAKMNPLERLGTPADIAAVVSFLAGPQGGWINGQVIRANGGMV from the coding sequence ATGAACACGCAAACGCATTCCCGTCCGGTCGCCATCGTCACTGGCGGCTCGCGCGGCATCGGCGCCGCCATCTCCGAACGCCTGACCGTCGATGGCTACGCAGTGGTCATCAACTACGCCGGCCGGCGCGACGACGCCGTGGCCTTGGCGAGCCGCCTCGTTGCCCAAGGCGGCGAGGCCGTCGCCCTGCAGGCCGACGTCAGCGATCCGGTCGCGGTGCAGCGGCTGTTCGACGCCACCGAGGCCCGCTACGGCGGTGTCGACGTGCTAGTCAACAATGCCGGTGTCATGGACTTGGCGCCGGTCGCCCAGGTCGACGATGCCGCCTTCGACCGACTGGTCGCCATCAACTTCAAGGGCAGCTTCAACTGCATGCGTGAGGCAGCGCATCGCCTGCGTAGCGGCGGCCGCATCATCAACTTCTCCTCCAGCGTGATCGGCTTGCGCCTGGAAACCTACGGCGCGTACTCGGCCACCAAGGCGGCGGTGGAAGCGCTCACCACTGTGCTGTCCCGCGAGTTGCGTGGGCGCTCGATCACTGTCAACGCCGTAGCGCCGGGCCCCACCGCCACCGACCTGTTTCTAGAGGGCAAGTCGCCCGAACTCATCGAACGGATGGCCAAAATGAACCCGCTCGAACGTCTGGGCACGCCGGCCGACATCGCCGCGGTCGTGTCCTTCCTTGCCGGCCCGCAGGGCGGCTGGATCAATGGCCAAGTCATCCGCGCCAACGGCGGCATGGTCTGA
- a CDS encoding IS630 family transposase, whose translation MEKIDARKLTAESRKLLRQIVIRLRQQSNMKVEELASVTGVHPTTIKTWLTRANREGAQALEEKRRGRPAGACRKLTPADEQWLREQIVEQPPQQLQLPFALWTRPAIKALARERLGIELQDRLIGKYLKRWGFTPQRPVKRAQEQRPEDIERWLKQTYPQVKARAAAEGAVIHWGDETAVKEDANWIRGYAPRGQTPVLATPTRWHKLSMISAISPRGEVAFQIVEGSINALRFIDFLSRLVEGTPQKIFLVVDNLRVHHAKVVSEWLSDKQDRIELVFLPPYAPESNPDEYLNRDFKTALRSGPVSHDKASLLDKAMAFMNTLGSLPDKVMAYFQHPAARYAMA comes from the coding sequence ATGGAAAAGATCGACGCCCGCAAACTGACCGCAGAGAGTCGCAAGCTGCTTCGCCAGATAGTGATTCGCCTGCGCCAGCAGTCCAACATGAAAGTCGAGGAGTTGGCCTCGGTCACCGGTGTGCATCCGACCACCATCAAGACTTGGCTGACCCGTGCCAACCGCGAGGGCGCGCAAGCCCTGGAGGAAAAGCGTCGGGGGCGCCCGGCGGGCGCCTGCCGCAAGCTGACGCCGGCCGACGAGCAGTGGCTGCGCGAGCAAATCGTCGAGCAACCCCCGCAGCAGCTGCAGTTGCCGTTTGCCCTGTGGACGCGCCCGGCCATCAAGGCGCTGGCCAGGGAACGCCTCGGGATCGAGCTGCAGGACCGGTTGATCGGCAAGTATCTCAAGCGCTGGGGGTTTACGCCTCAGCGTCCCGTGAAGCGGGCGCAGGAGCAGCGGCCGGAGGACATCGAGCGCTGGCTGAAGCAGACCTACCCCCAGGTCAAGGCGCGCGCCGCTGCCGAAGGAGCGGTGATTCACTGGGGGGACGAAACCGCAGTCAAGGAGGATGCGAACTGGATACGCGGCTACGCCCCCAGGGGCCAGACGCCAGTGCTGGCGACGCCCACTCGCTGGCACAAGCTGTCGATGATCTCCGCAATTTCGCCCCGTGGCGAGGTGGCCTTCCAGATCGTCGAAGGCAGTATCAACGCGCTGCGTTTCATCGACTTCCTGAGCCGCCTCGTTGAAGGGACACCGCAGAAGATCTTCCTGGTGGTCGATAACCTGCGCGTCCACCATGCCAAGGTGGTCAGCGAGTGGCTCAGTGACAAGCAGGACAGGATCGAACTGGTGTTCCTACCACCCTATGCGCCCGAGTCCAATCCCGACGAGTACCTGAATCGGGATTTCAAGACGGCGCTGCGCAGCGGCCCGGTCAGCCATGACAAGGCCAGCCTGCTGGACAAGGCGATGGCTTTCATGAACACACTCGGCAGCTTGCCCGACAAGGTCATGGCCTATTTCCAGCATCCTGCAGCACGCTATGCCATGGCGTGA
- the tssA gene encoding type VI secretion system protein TssA, translating into MNSALLSFPLAPDSLLEPLSANSPCGPSLRYDPDFDRLREARREDDASLPSGVWQAQIKRSDWAEVEKLAGELLLARSKDLMVATWLGEAWLHRRSWEGLPQALALVTGLCERYPDELHPRAEEGDRSWRMTPLDWLIRRYAELLLVRLPLFEPDIDELGPFALHDWRQLQLQQVAGNDSKAAKAAAEAARHKQQKLNERVRSTPLPVWLQRRDCLEQSARSLERLERLERWSDDYLGDLSPGFGPLRDVIYQLIALMQEFIGMHPHASDAALAVSPVSEEASRGADTAMPNAAPPSSVLCSREQAYHQLALIADYLARTEPHSPVPYLIRRAVEWGNKPLGDLLSELLSADPEARRVWTLLGILK; encoded by the coding sequence TTGAATTCCGCCTTACTTTCGTTTCCTCTTGCACCGGACAGCCTGCTCGAGCCGCTGTCGGCGAACTCGCCCTGCGGCCCAAGCCTGCGCTACGACCCGGACTTCGACCGTCTGCGCGAAGCCCGCCGGGAGGACGACGCGAGCCTGCCGAGCGGCGTCTGGCAGGCACAGATCAAGCGCAGCGACTGGGCTGAGGTAGAGAAGCTGGCCGGCGAGCTGCTGCTCGCCCGCAGCAAGGACCTGATGGTGGCCACCTGGCTGGGCGAGGCCTGGCTGCACCGTCGGAGCTGGGAGGGACTGCCCCAGGCGCTGGCGCTGGTGACCGGGCTGTGCGAGCGCTATCCGGACGAATTGCATCCCCGGGCCGAGGAAGGCGACCGCTCCTGGCGGATGACACCGCTTGACTGGCTGATCCGCCGCTACGCTGAGCTACTGCTGGTGCGCCTGCCGCTGTTCGAGCCCGATATCGACGAGCTCGGCCCCTTCGCCCTGCACGACTGGCGACAGCTGCAGCTGCAGCAGGTTGCCGGCAACGACAGCAAGGCGGCCAAGGCCGCTGCCGAGGCGGCCCGGCACAAGCAGCAGAAACTGAACGAGCGGGTCAGGAGCACGCCGCTGCCCGTCTGGCTGCAGCGCCGCGACTGCCTCGAACAGAGCGCACGCTCGCTGGAGCGTCTGGAGCGTCTGGAGCGCTGGAGCGACGACTACCTGGGCGACCTCTCGCCTGGTTTCGGTCCGCTGCGCGATGTCATCTACCAACTGATCGCCCTGATGCAGGAGTTTATCGGCATGCATCCGCACGCGTCCGATGCCGCCCTTGCCGTCTCGCCCGTATCCGAAGAGGCCAGCCGGGGGGCGGACACTGCCATGCCGAATGCCGCTCCGCCGTCCAGTGTGCTATGCAGTCGCGAGCAGGCCTATCATCAGTTGGCCCTGATCGCCGACTACCTGGCACGTACCGAGCCGCACAGCCCGGTCCCCTATTTGATCCGCAGAGCAGTGGAATGGGGCAACAAGCCCCTCGGCGACCTGCTGTCCGAACTGCTGTCGGCAGACCCGGAAGCCCGGCGCGTCTGGACCCTGCTGGGCATCCTGAAATGA
- a CDS encoding GNAT family N-acetyltransferase → MSLTAPQALDASHSLEGFDCGKPSLDDWLMRHARQAQASGSAKTYVVADGVRVAGYYSLTVGQIDTLEAPARVRQGMGAYPIPVVILARMAVTRQDQGRGIGVGMLQDAIRRTLTIAEQAGVRALLTHPIDEEALRFYLRFGFEASPAREQQLLLLLKDARRLLVPPASPRG, encoded by the coding sequence ATGTCGCTGACCGCGCCCCAAGCACTGGACGCCAGCCACTCACTGGAGGGTTTCGATTGCGGCAAACCGAGCCTGGATGATTGGCTGATGCGCCATGCCCGGCAGGCGCAGGCCAGCGGTTCGGCCAAGACCTACGTAGTCGCTGACGGCGTGCGCGTCGCGGGCTACTACAGCCTCACCGTGGGACAGATCGATACCCTGGAAGCTCCCGCTCGTGTCCGCCAGGGCATGGGGGCTTATCCCATACCTGTTGTCATCCTGGCGCGGATGGCCGTGACGCGACAGGATCAAGGGCGCGGCATCGGCGTAGGCATGCTGCAGGATGCGATCCGGCGTACCCTCACCATCGCCGAGCAGGCCGGCGTTCGGGCGCTGTTGACGCATCCGATCGACGAGGAGGCATTACGCTTCTACCTGCGCTTCGGCTTCGAAGCATCGCCTGCCCGCGAGCAGCAATTGCTGTTGCTGCTCAAGGACGCGCGTCGGCTGCTTGTTCCGCCGGCGTCCCCCAGGGGATAG
- a CDS encoding DUF1778 domain-containing protein → MASTIRSARLGLRATPQQEAVLRRAAEVANKSMTDFILDSACQAAEQTLLDQRLFLVSGSQSQALLEMLDRPAQDNSGLKDLFSRSAPWDK, encoded by the coding sequence ATGGCAAGTACCATCCGTTCTGCCCGTCTTGGGTTGCGCGCCACGCCGCAGCAGGAAGCGGTGCTGCGCCGCGCGGCCGAGGTGGCAAACAAATCGATGACCGATTTTATCCTCGACAGTGCCTGTCAGGCCGCCGAGCAGACCTTGCTCGATCAACGCCTGTTTCTGGTATCCGGCAGCCAGTCCCAAGCCTTGCTGGAGATGCTGGATCGGCCTGCCCAAGACAATTCTGGCCTGAAGGATTTGTTCTCGCGATCGGCACCTTGGGACAAATGA
- a CDS encoding LysR family transcriptional regulator, which produces MDSLSGFTVFVQVAETRSFVAAGRALGISASAVGKRVARLEEKLGVRLFHRSTRSIALTAEGTLFLERSRRILAEIEATELELSRTAGAPRGRLRVSLPLVSSLVLPVLADFMAEYPEIELDLDFTDRLVDVIEEGFDVVVRTGQLSDSRLSARRLGAFRLLVVGSPAYLERHGVPRRPADLADHACLHYRFSNTGKLEPWPLRRLPGEPEPQLPVSMVCNNIETRVCFALRGRGLACLPDFAIRDALAESRLCSVLDDYMEGTGNFYLLWPSGRQVSPRLRAFIDFMGVRMFPGSS; this is translated from the coding sequence ATGGACAGCCTGAGCGGCTTTACCGTTTTCGTGCAGGTCGCCGAGACGCGCAGCTTCGTCGCGGCCGGACGGGCGCTGGGCATTTCAGCCTCGGCCGTCGGCAAGCGGGTGGCGCGGCTGGAGGAGAAACTGGGGGTGCGTCTGTTCCACCGCAGTACGCGTAGCATCGCCCTGACGGCGGAGGGGACGCTGTTTCTCGAGCGCAGCCGGCGCATCCTGGCCGAGATAGAGGCGACGGAGCTGGAGCTCTCACGAACCGCCGGGGCACCACGTGGACGCCTGCGCGTGAGCCTGCCCCTGGTCAGTTCACTGGTGCTGCCGGTGCTGGCCGATTTCATGGCCGAATACCCGGAGATCGAGCTGGATCTGGACTTCACCGATCGCTTAGTGGACGTCATCGAAGAGGGGTTTGACGTGGTGGTGCGCACTGGACAGTTGTCCGATTCGCGGTTGTCGGCTCGGCGGCTCGGCGCTTTCCGCCTGCTGGTGGTCGGCTCGCCCGCATATCTCGAACGCCACGGCGTGCCCCGGCGCCCGGCCGATCTGGCCGACCATGCCTGCCTGCACTATCGCTTTTCCAATACCGGCAAGCTCGAGCCCTGGCCTCTGCGCCGACTGCCGGGTGAGCCCGAGCCACAGTTACCCGTCTCCATGGTCTGCAACAACATCGAGACACGGGTGTGCTTCGCGCTGCGTGGCCGTGGCCTCGCCTGTTTACCCGATTTCGCTATCCGCGATGCCTTAGCCGAGAGCCGCTTGTGCAGCGTGCTGGACGACTACATGGAGGGTACAGGGAACTTCTATCTGCTCTGGCCTTCAGGGCGACAGGTGTCACCCAGGCTGAGGGCTTTCATCGACTTCATGGGGGTCAGGATGTTTCCGGGTTCGTCATAA